A single genomic interval of Terriglobus albidus harbors:
- a CDS encoding sigma-54-dependent transcriptional regulator, translating to MSGVIRIVIIDDNMSSLELLSTALEREGLSIHTANDPREGLELIRSLRPRMVITDLVMPGMTGLEVLRQVMHIDPTIDVLLMTAHYTTETAVEAIRNGAADYLQKPVKIADLRERVRRLLEAAEKRRIASSGSDESGDFHFEGLVAKSEAMWNLFAMVEKVAPHFRSLLIQGPTGSGKDLIARALHERSGLKGKFVVLNCSAVVETLFESELFGHVRGAFTGADRDKTGLFQLADGGTLFLDEIGDMPLNTQAKLLRAIQNQEVMPVGSLHAKRVNVRIVAATHRNLRQAVKEGRFREDFYYRLSMVELTLPPLAARKEDISLLSSFFLRRFAGDFGKKVEGISQRALRVLERYSWPGNVRELEHVVGRACMLTDNVTIDVKDLSENIVGASSEALAGAVDDPGASVLDSQERAVVERILRETNWNQSEAARKLGIGRDALRYKMKKYGLGSRPALSR from the coding sequence ATGAGTGGTGTTATCCGGATAGTCATCATCGACGACAACATGAGCAGCCTCGAGCTGCTTAGCACCGCTTTGGAGCGGGAAGGGCTGTCGATCCACACCGCCAATGACCCGAGGGAGGGGCTGGAGCTCATACGCTCGCTTCGCCCGCGCATGGTTATTACGGACCTGGTCATGCCGGGGATGACCGGGCTGGAGGTCCTGCGGCAGGTGATGCACATCGACCCCACCATCGATGTGCTGCTGATGACTGCACATTACACGACGGAAACAGCGGTGGAAGCCATCCGCAACGGTGCGGCGGACTATCTGCAAAAGCCGGTCAAGATCGCCGATCTGCGAGAGCGTGTCCGCCGCCTTTTGGAAGCCGCCGAAAAACGAAGGATTGCGAGCAGTGGAAGCGACGAATCCGGGGATTTTCATTTTGAAGGACTTGTCGCCAAAAGCGAGGCGATGTGGAACCTCTTCGCTATGGTGGAGAAAGTCGCGCCCCATTTCCGGTCGCTGTTAATTCAGGGACCGACAGGCTCCGGCAAGGACCTGATTGCCCGGGCGCTCCACGAACGAAGCGGCTTGAAGGGTAAATTTGTCGTTCTTAACTGCTCTGCCGTGGTGGAAACTTTGTTCGAAAGTGAACTATTCGGTCATGTCCGCGGAGCTTTCACCGGCGCCGACCGCGATAAGACAGGGCTTTTTCAATTAGCTGACGGCGGCACCCTCTTTCTGGATGAGATCGGCGACATGCCACTCAATACACAGGCCAAATTGCTTCGTGCTATTCAGAATCAGGAGGTGATGCCGGTCGGTTCGCTACATGCAAAGCGCGTCAATGTTCGTATCGTAGCCGCGACCCATCGCAATCTACGGCAGGCAGTGAAGGAAGGGAGATTTCGCGAAGATTTCTACTACCGATTGTCGATGGTTGAGCTTACGCTGCCGCCTCTCGCTGCGCGCAAGGAAGATATTTCTCTGCTGTCTTCGTTCTTTCTGCGAAGGTTCGCCGGCGACTTCGGAAAGAAGGTGGAAGGCATCTCACAGCGAGCTCTCCGTGTCCTGGAACGGTATTCGTGGCCAGGAAATGTCCGTGAGCTTGAACACGTGGTTGGACGCGCCTGCATGCTTACAGACAATGTGACGATCGACGTGAAAGATCTTTCTGAGAACATTGTCGGTGCTTCCAGTGAGGCGCTTGCCGGGGCTGTAGACGATCCGGGAGCTTCTGTGCTCGATAGTCAGGAACGTGCTGTGGTGGAGCGGATATTGCGCGAGACAAACTGGAATCAATCTGAGGCCGCCCGCAAGCTGGGCATTGGACGGGACGCCCTGCGATACAAGATGAAAAAATACGGGCTCGGTTCCCGCCCTGCACTCAGCAGGTGA
- a CDS encoding Crp/Fnr family transcriptional regulator, whose product MSNCQNCPQAGKHPFCGLGSQARAFLDANSTVVDYPRGASLFHEGTSSDSVYMLCSGRVKITASSSEGKTAILRIASAGDVVGLSAALNKTSYETSAEAIEPCKIRILQNRLLMQLLTQFGDASMAATSMIAQHYRAAFQEIRRIALPDSPAGRVARLILDWAESGRTMPASTITIPLTHEELASMTATTRETVTRTLSRFRREKLIATKGISLTILQPAQLRQLCAC is encoded by the coding sequence ATGTCGAACTGCCAGAACTGCCCCCAAGCCGGAAAACATCCATTTTGTGGGCTTGGTTCTCAAGCCCGCGCCTTCCTCGACGCGAATTCGACAGTCGTAGATTATCCTCGCGGCGCTTCGCTCTTTCACGAAGGAACCTCCAGCGACTCCGTTTATATGCTCTGCTCCGGGCGCGTGAAGATCACAGCCAGCTCATCCGAAGGAAAAACGGCAATCCTCCGCATTGCCTCCGCCGGCGACGTCGTCGGACTTAGCGCGGCACTTAACAAAACTTCCTATGAGACCAGTGCGGAAGCGATCGAACCCTGCAAGATCAGAATTCTGCAGAACCGGCTGCTGATGCAACTACTCACTCAATTTGGCGACGCGTCGATGGCTGCCACAAGCATGATTGCCCAGCACTACCGGGCCGCGTTCCAGGAGATCCGGCGGATCGCCCTTCCTGACAGTCCGGCGGGCCGCGTTGCACGCCTCATTCTCGACTGGGCGGAGAGCGGACGTACGATGCCGGCGTCGACCATCACAATCCCTTTGACGCATGAGGAGCTGGCTTCCATGACCGCGACAACACGTGAGACCGTGACTCGCACCCTGAGCCGCTTCCGCAGGGAAAAGCTCATCGCAACCAAAGGAATCTCGCTTACGATTCTGCAGCCCGCCCAGCTCCGGCAACTCTGTGCATGCTGA
- a CDS encoding L,D-transpeptidase family protein yields MLFRILPILVCLLLPAAKSATASCVPNLTLSLPIQQELVHGLVADTPVAAFYRRCQFALAWNQGGHPTVQARTLAAQIQRAPEYGLRTADYPLPTNVTVPDQFDVEFTAAVLRFAHDLRCGRLTPARAKADIADTCTGFDLIGFVWNLACSDQPAMQIESLEPDAPGYRRTKAALQLLLQRSGVSVALLPPFSRTLAADDTPSLRTALLQRMTLELGDFAEGAAAATPSLFSVAMQTYQEQHGLATTGKLDQPTYTALSIPLSERVEQLGLTLERWRWTARSFDRPPIVVNIPEFRLRAYDDRMNIRFSMKVIVGGAYRRQTPVFENRIAAVEFRPYWNVPPSIQRNEILPAEKRSPGYLARHNFEVVRSPNGSTRIRQRPGEENALGLIKFSLPNVHNVYLHDTPKPELFERVRRDFSHGCIRIEKPDELAVWVLRDQDNWPLQRVQDAMHGNTSFSVKLSQSIPILIVYGTGFAAENGRVYFLNDLYGEDKRLIHLLQDVTDQRLAENSTLSAIFAM; encoded by the coding sequence ATGCTCTTCCGGATTTTGCCAATTCTGGTTTGCCTGCTCCTGCCGGCGGCGAAAAGTGCCACTGCCTCCTGCGTACCTAACCTCACGCTTTCACTGCCCATCCAGCAGGAGCTGGTACACGGACTGGTAGCGGACACGCCTGTCGCCGCCTTCTACCGGCGATGCCAGTTTGCCCTGGCATGGAATCAGGGGGGACATCCCACCGTTCAGGCCCGGACACTTGCGGCTCAGATACAACGAGCACCTGAATATGGACTCAGGACCGCGGACTATCCACTGCCCACAAACGTTACCGTACCGGACCAGTTTGATGTGGAGTTCACAGCCGCGGTGCTTCGCTTTGCCCACGATCTTCGATGTGGCCGGCTCACACCTGCACGAGCTAAAGCCGATATCGCTGACACCTGCACGGGCTTCGATCTCATCGGATTTGTCTGGAATCTTGCCTGTTCGGACCAACCTGCGATGCAGATCGAAAGTCTGGAACCGGACGCACCTGGATATCGGCGAACCAAGGCTGCACTGCAACTGCTCCTTCAGAGAAGTGGCGTCAGCGTTGCTCTTTTGCCTCCGTTCTCTCGCACACTGGCTGCCGACGACACCCCCTCACTCCGAACAGCCCTTCTGCAAAGAATGACTCTGGAACTCGGCGACTTTGCTGAAGGTGCAGCCGCAGCCACTCCCTCCCTCTTTTCAGTGGCAATGCAGACCTACCAGGAACAGCACGGCCTCGCTACGACCGGCAAACTCGATCAACCGACATATACGGCGCTCTCCATCCCACTGTCGGAACGGGTGGAACAACTCGGCCTGACCCTCGAACGGTGGCGGTGGACAGCGCGGTCCTTCGATCGTCCTCCAATCGTGGTTAACATTCCTGAGTTCCGCCTCCGTGCCTACGATGACCGCATGAATATCCGTTTCTCGATGAAGGTCATCGTCGGAGGCGCATATCGGCGGCAGACACCGGTCTTTGAAAACAGAATCGCCGCGGTCGAGTTTCGCCCATACTGGAACGTTCCTCCGAGTATTCAGCGCAATGAGATTCTTCCTGCGGAAAAACGCAGCCCGGGATATCTGGCAAGGCACAACTTCGAAGTTGTGCGTAGCCCGAACGGATCCACTCGGATCCGTCAACGTCCCGGCGAAGAAAATGCCCTTGGACTCATCAAGTTCTCGCTGCCGAATGTTCACAACGTCTATCTGCACGACACGCCCAAGCCTGAATTATTCGAGAGAGTTCGCCGCGATTTCAGCCATGGGTGTATTCGCATTGAAAAACCGGATGAGCTGGCTGTCTGGGTTCTGCGCGACCAGGATAACTGGCCCCTGCAGCGGGTACAGGATGCGATGCACGGAAATACCAGTTTTTCGGTGAAGCTGTCGCAATCAATTCCGATTCTGATTGTTTATGGAACGGGCTTCGCGGCGGAGAATGGACGAGTTTACTTTCTCAACGATCTTTACGGCGAAGATAAGAGACTGATCCATCTTCTCCAGGATGTAACCGATCAACGTTTGGCGGAGAATTCCACTCTCTCGGCGATATTTGCCATGTGA
- the mgtA gene encoding magnesium-translocating P-type ATPase: MTETDIEHEWAGLTSAEAETRLAQYGFNEPAGEKQQHWVLQFLKLFLQPLPLILLIAACISSFIGQLLDASIIAVMVTASAIVDFYQTYRSQVSMEKLRRLVAPTGTVLRDGAWVELDRRNIVPGDVVRMAAGDLVPADCTLLEVCNLYVQEAVLTGESLPSVKAAASDTRNKRLNQVYLGTSIASGSAIASVVKTGAATEFGEIAQQLSATQEETDFDRGLRQFALLISRVVLFLVLFVLLANLAVHRSAFESLLFAVALAVGLTPELLPVLTSITLAKAAIQLAQKDVIVKHLSAIQNLGSIDILCSDKTGTLTLGEMHVFQSLDYSGVEAPEPLRTAKLNSLFEAGVHSPLDAAILEAPPPAGEAATNEDWEKLDELPFDFERRRLSIVLSNRQEIRLICKGAPEGLLPLCTSVGVAGHPVPLTPEARKTAERTLVRLADDGLRVLAVAERGIPSKPHYVPSDECDLTLVGFLTFTDPVRPDAAGAIQELAEDGVAVKIITGDNADVAKHLCQQIDFDTGEVLLGDDLDRMTDTALAIRAEKSNLFARVSPAQKSRILRALRSRGHVVGFIGDGINDAPSLRAADIGIAAPHAVDVARAAADIILLTPGYSILHQGIRSGRNAFGNVMKYLMMGTSSNFGNVLSMAVAAVMLPFLPMSPTQVLLNNFLYDMSQIPIPTDNVDPEYSAVPRSWDMTLIRRFMLLAGPISSIFDVVTFYVLLHFMHAGETEFHTGWFIESLFTQIMVLLVIRTTKAPWRSRPSRPLAISMLAVLVIGFLLPVSPAAGYLGFTPLPGGYYLFLLVTITLYLGMVEAAKRWLLAPASRRLPRAAVSQA, translated from the coding sequence ATGACAGAAACAGACATCGAACACGAGTGGGCAGGCTTAACCAGCGCTGAAGCCGAGACACGCCTCGCACAGTATGGATTCAACGAGCCTGCAGGAGAGAAACAGCAGCATTGGGTTCTCCAGTTCCTCAAACTCTTCCTGCAGCCTCTCCCGCTCATTCTGCTGATAGCAGCTTGTATCTCTTCATTTATCGGACAATTGCTGGATGCTTCCATCATCGCCGTAATGGTCACGGCAAGCGCCATTGTTGACTTCTACCAGACATATCGATCCCAGGTCTCCATGGAAAAATTGCGCCGGCTGGTCGCACCGACGGGGACGGTCCTGCGCGATGGAGCGTGGGTTGAGCTGGATCGCCGAAACATTGTTCCAGGAGATGTAGTTAGGATGGCTGCCGGTGACCTGGTTCCCGCCGACTGCACGTTACTGGAAGTCTGTAATCTCTACGTGCAGGAGGCCGTCCTCACAGGCGAGTCGCTGCCTTCAGTAAAGGCAGCGGCATCCGACACCCGGAATAAACGACTCAATCAGGTTTATCTCGGGACCTCGATCGCGAGCGGGTCAGCCATCGCCTCTGTTGTAAAGACCGGGGCTGCCACTGAGTTTGGCGAAATAGCGCAACAATTGTCGGCAACGCAGGAAGAGACTGATTTTGATCGGGGCCTGCGGCAGTTTGCCCTGCTCATCAGCCGGGTTGTCCTCTTCCTCGTACTGTTTGTCTTGCTCGCGAATCTAGCCGTTCATCGCAGCGCTTTTGAGTCACTGCTCTTTGCCGTAGCCCTTGCGGTCGGGTTAACACCCGAGCTGCTTCCAGTACTCACGTCCATCACCCTGGCAAAGGCAGCGATACAGTTGGCGCAGAAAGATGTGATCGTAAAGCACCTCTCCGCCATTCAGAATCTGGGAAGTATCGACATTCTTTGCAGTGACAAGACCGGCACACTCACTCTCGGCGAGATGCATGTCTTTCAATCGCTTGACTACAGCGGAGTAGAAGCTCCGGAGCCGTTGCGCACCGCGAAGCTTAACAGCCTGTTTGAGGCAGGTGTTCATAGCCCGCTGGACGCAGCGATTCTGGAGGCGCCGCCCCCCGCCGGCGAGGCAGCAACAAACGAAGACTGGGAGAAGCTTGACGAGCTCCCCTTCGATTTCGAGCGCCGTCGCCTGTCGATCGTCCTCAGCAATCGTCAAGAGATCCGCCTCATCTGCAAAGGAGCCCCGGAGGGTCTACTTCCGCTCTGCACAAGCGTGGGCGTAGCAGGACATCCAGTCCCCTTAACTCCCGAGGCGCGAAAGACTGCAGAACGGACCCTCGTGAGACTGGCAGACGATGGCCTCCGGGTCCTCGCTGTCGCAGAACGAGGAATACCATCGAAGCCTCATTACGTCCCCTCCGACGAGTGCGATCTTACACTGGTCGGTTTCCTTACCTTCACAGATCCGGTCCGCCCGGACGCTGCAGGCGCCATTCAGGAACTCGCCGAAGATGGCGTCGCCGTAAAGATCATCACCGGTGACAACGCGGATGTCGCAAAACATCTATGTCAACAAATTGATTTCGATACAGGTGAGGTTCTCCTTGGAGACGATCTGGATCGCATGACCGATACGGCTCTCGCCATCCGGGCCGAAAAGTCGAACCTTTTTGCTCGTGTCTCACCCGCCCAAAAAAGCCGCATCCTCCGGGCGCTCCGCTCGCGAGGCCACGTGGTGGGGTTCATCGGGGACGGAATCAATGATGCGCCTTCCCTCCGCGCTGCAGACATTGGAATTGCCGCTCCTCACGCCGTCGACGTAGCCCGGGCTGCCGCTGACATCATTCTCCTCACCCCCGGTTACAGCATTCTGCACCAGGGAATCAGGTCAGGGCGCAACGCCTTCGGCAACGTCATGAAATACCTCATGATGGGCACCAGTTCCAACTTCGGCAACGTATTAAGCATGGCCGTCGCAGCCGTCATGCTGCCCTTCCTCCCCATGTCTCCTACCCAGGTATTGTTGAATAATTTCCTCTACGACATGTCCCAGATCCCAATCCCCACTGATAACGTAGATCCGGAATACTCCGCTGTTCCGCGGTCATGGGATATGACATTAATCCGCCGCTTCATGCTGCTGGCCGGTCCTATCAGCTCTATCTTCGATGTCGTGACCTTCTATGTGCTTCTGCACTTCATGCATGCAGGTGAAACAGAGTTTCACACGGGCTGGTTCATCGAATCTCTGTTTACCCAGATCATGGTGCTGCTTGTCATCAGAACTACCAAGGCTCCCTGGAGGAGCCGGCCGAGCCGGCCGTTGGCGATCAGCATGCTCGCAGTTCTGGTCATTGGATTTCTACTGCCGGTATCCCCTGCCGCTGGGTATCTAGGTTTTACGCCACTCCCGGGGGGATATTATCTCTTTCTGCTGGTGACGATTACGCTCTATCTGGGCATGGTCGAAGCCGCAAAGCGCTGGCTGCTCGCTCCGGCATCGCGGCGTCTGCCGCGAGCTGCAGTCTCTCAGGCCTGA
- the adhP gene encoding alcohol dehydrogenase AdhP — MAKMKAAVVTEFGKPLDIREVQVPEVGPGQALMKVMSTGVCHTDLHAAMGDWPVKPAPPFIPGHEGAGVIVKVGAGVKTVKEGDRVGVPWLHSACGACEFCLTGWETLCKQQKNTGYSVNGSFAEYVLVDPGYTAHLPANIDFNSIAPILCAGVTVYKGLKETETRPGQWVVISGIGGLGHMAVQYAKAMGLHVAAVDVAEDKLNLAMKLGADFAINAGSEGAAERIIDATGGGAHGVLVTAVSPKAFSFATSLLRRKGIMSLTGLPPGDFPVSIFDLVLNRKTLRGSIVGTRSDLAESLSFAAEGRVEATYKTAALEDINNIFDQMKAGKIDGRIVMEIASSEQ; from the coding sequence ATGGCAAAGATGAAAGCAGCGGTCGTCACTGAGTTTGGAAAGCCGCTTGACATCCGAGAGGTTCAGGTACCGGAGGTCGGTCCCGGACAGGCGTTGATGAAAGTCATGTCGACGGGAGTATGTCACACCGATCTGCATGCCGCTATGGGCGATTGGCCTGTTAAGCCTGCTCCTCCATTTATCCCTGGCCACGAAGGCGCTGGTGTCATTGTGAAAGTGGGCGCCGGAGTCAAAACGGTAAAAGAAGGCGACCGTGTAGGCGTTCCCTGGCTCCATAGTGCCTGTGGCGCCTGTGAGTTCTGTCTGACTGGATGGGAGACTCTCTGCAAACAGCAAAAGAATACCGGCTATTCGGTGAATGGAAGCTTCGCTGAATATGTTCTCGTTGACCCAGGCTACACAGCTCATCTTCCGGCGAATATAGACTTCAATTCCATTGCCCCAATTCTTTGCGCCGGTGTGACGGTTTACAAGGGGCTGAAAGAAACGGAGACCCGTCCTGGACAGTGGGTGGTGATCTCCGGCATTGGCGGGTTGGGTCACATGGCAGTGCAGTATGCCAAAGCAATGGGGTTACATGTTGCCGCGGTTGACGTCGCCGAGGACAAGCTGAATCTGGCGATGAAGCTGGGCGCTGATTTTGCGATCAACGCAGGATCGGAAGGCGCCGCGGAGCGCATCATCGATGCAACCGGCGGAGGAGCACATGGTGTGCTCGTTACCGCGGTCTCTCCAAAGGCCTTCTCGTTTGCGACGAGCCTGCTCAGACGGAAGGGAATCATGTCTCTCACCGGCCTGCCGCCGGGGGATTTTCCGGTATCGATCTTTGACCTGGTGCTCAATCGAAAGACATTGCGCGGCTCCATCGTAGGCACTCGCAGCGATCTGGCCGAGAGCCTGAGCTTTGCCGCGGAGGGCAGGGTCGAGGCTACCTATAAGACCGCAGCACTCGAAGACATCAACAACATCTTCGATCAAATGAAGGCAGGTAAGATCGATGGCCGTATCGTCATGGAAATTGCCTCCAGCGAACAATGA
- a CDS encoding universal stress protein, whose product MATMILDSAHLETTPVSFRRILVTTDFSAQAHMALVDAVRLATLFAGEIFVLHALPSMEVRYGDVLGMEARQAAMAAAQTAMAREVESIPDLARIPCMTRVEEGPLDLQVEQVVRSHHVDLVVAGSRGAQGLDKLLFGSSAESLIRRAPCPVLIVGPNARRVDSLQSILFAADLELGSLRAAQYAAALGKTMQATLTVMHVVNRVGPPQRELRKDLEERLMHLLPRDAAMYFKAHVQVDHGQAAPRILRAANLGGTELILTGCRHNGALGDHAAWRTLSKLIHDAECPILVVNGRLGEGAPA is encoded by the coding sequence ATGGCCACTATGATCCTCGACTCAGCCCACCTGGAGACAACTCCCGTCTCATTTCGCCGAATACTCGTGACGACTGACTTTTCGGCACAGGCGCATATGGCCCTGGTGGATGCCGTACGGTTGGCCACGCTGTTCGCCGGGGAGATCTTTGTGCTGCATGCGTTACCGTCCATGGAGGTGCGGTATGGCGACGTCCTCGGAATGGAAGCACGGCAGGCGGCTATGGCAGCGGCTCAAACGGCGATGGCGCGGGAGGTCGAATCGATTCCCGATCTCGCCCGCATTCCATGTATGACGCGTGTCGAAGAAGGGCCGCTCGATCTGCAGGTCGAACAGGTGGTGCGGTCGCATCATGTCGATCTGGTGGTTGCAGGCTCGCGGGGAGCGCAGGGGCTGGATAAGCTGCTGTTCGGCTCCTCAGCGGAATCTCTTATTCGCCGGGCGCCATGCCCCGTGTTGATTGTTGGTCCCAACGCCAGGCGAGTCGATTCACTGCAGTCGATCCTGTTCGCAGCGGATCTTGAGCTCGGTTCGTTGCGAGCCGCACAGTATGCCGCCGCTCTGGGGAAGACGATGCAGGCGACGCTTACCGTGATGCATGTTGTGAATCGTGTCGGTCCGCCTCAGCGGGAGCTTCGCAAAGATTTGGAAGAGCGTTTGATGCATCTTCTGCCTCGCGATGCCGCTATGTACTTCAAGGCACACGTGCAAGTGGATCATGGCCAGGCGGCGCCGCGCATTCTTCGAGCGGCAAACCTGGGCGGCACCGAACTCATCTTAACCGGATGTCGGCATAACGGCGCCCTCGGAGATCACGCAGCCTGGCGCACATTGAGCAAGCTGATTCACGATGCGGAGTGCCCGATCCTTGTCGTCAATGGACGCCTGGGAGAAGGGGCTCCGGCGTAA
- a CDS encoding acetamidase/formamidase family protein, with product MRRCTSLAAIVPLAFLPAFGQQPVVVKATSKTVSWGYYGSMHPAATVHSGDTVVMQTLSTCGPADRLIARGVKREDIPAYNDEVYQNYPAAEKGPGGHILTGPVEIAEAEPGDVLEVQILKVDIDANFACNGFGLHRGFLPMEFPYSRNRIIPLDREKMIGHFAPGIDIPLHPFFGSMGVAGSAGKVGSTEPFAHAGNMDNKELVAGTTLYIPVAAKGAMFEAGDGHAGQGNGEVDITAMETFLTGTFRFVVHKKEQLNWPRAETPTHYITMGFSPDLKEATEHALRDMIDFLVEEKHMKRDDAYMLSSVAVDLDITELVDGNVGVHAMCPKNIFTDSEKK from the coding sequence ATGCGCAGGTGTACGTCGTTGGCAGCAATCGTTCCTTTGGCTTTTCTTCCGGCGTTCGGTCAGCAGCCTGTGGTCGTGAAGGCCACCTCGAAGACCGTCTCGTGGGGTTACTACGGCAGCATGCATCCTGCCGCGACCGTTCATAGCGGAGATACCGTCGTGATGCAGACCCTCTCCACTTGCGGTCCGGCCGACAGGCTGATTGCCCGCGGCGTCAAGCGCGAAGATATTCCTGCCTACAACGATGAGGTCTATCAGAACTATCCGGCGGCCGAGAAAGGACCGGGTGGCCACATCCTTACCGGGCCCGTAGAGATTGCAGAGGCAGAGCCGGGCGATGTCCTCGAAGTGCAGATCCTGAAGGTGGATATCGATGCGAACTTCGCCTGCAACGGCTTCGGTCTGCACCGCGGCTTCCTGCCGATGGAGTTCCCCTACAGCCGCAACCGGATCATTCCGCTGGATCGCGAGAAGATGATCGGTCACTTCGCCCCTGGCATCGACATCCCGCTTCATCCGTTCTTCGGAAGCATGGGAGTCGCCGGATCGGCCGGAAAGGTCGGCAGCACCGAACCGTTTGCCCACGCGGGCAACATGGATAACAAGGAACTCGTAGCCGGGACCACCCTCTATATTCCCGTCGCGGCCAAGGGAGCCATGTTCGAAGCAGGCGACGGCCACGCAGGCCAGGGAAACGGTGAGGTCGATATCACCGCAATGGAGACTTTCCTGACCGGGACCTTCCGGTTCGTTGTTCATAAGAAGGAGCAGCTGAACTGGCCACGTGCGGAAACGCCAACCCACTACATCACGATGGGTTTCAGCCCCGACCTGAAAGAAGCTACAGAGCACGCCCTGCGCGACATGATCGACTTTCTGGTCGAGGAAAAGCATATGAAGCGTGACGATGCCTACATGCTCTCCAGCGTTGCTGTCGATCTCGACATCACCGAACTGGTCGACGGAAACGTGGGAGTCCACGCAATGTGTCCTAAGAACATCTTTACCGACTCCGAAAAAAAGTAG
- a CDS encoding amidohydrolase family protein, whose amino-acid sequence MRTFVVSASFVFLTLSALSQRPATAVDTSRYLYGKNSATKVLEHVRVIDGTGAAVKDDQTVVIEGTKIAAIGTSVSVPANAEVFDLTGYTVLPGLVGMHDHIYYLQRPNTDAQGSEGPTLLPQMTFSAPRMYLANGVTTIRTAGSVEPFADINLRKLIDSGRMIGPHVEPTAPYLQGVSDIFMQMHTLTGPEDAREFVRFWANQGANNFKAYMHITRAELQAAIETAHSLHLKVTGHLCSISYPEAAELGIDNLEHGFFVNTQLDPEKKPDTCSRETGAATLAKMTPESPEAAELIKLLVAHHVAITSTLPVFEAGLPGKPTLRPKALATLTPQALEAYMYGRDRRSTAPETELTRRQVQNYKNATALEHKFVEAGGFLMAGLDPTGNGATLPGFGDQHEVELLVNDDHFTPIEAVRIATLNGAIYLGESERIGSIEAGKDADLVIVKGDPSKNITDIENVEIVLKDGTAYDSAKLLESVKGRYGQY is encoded by the coding sequence ATGCGTACGTTCGTAGTATCAGCATCATTTGTCTTTCTGACTCTATCCGCGTTGTCACAACGTCCAGCTACCGCGGTGGACACGTCGAGATACCTCTACGGAAAGAACTCCGCGACCAAGGTGCTGGAGCACGTACGCGTAATCGATGGCACAGGCGCAGCCGTGAAGGATGACCAGACCGTTGTGATCGAAGGGACGAAGATCGCAGCCATCGGGACATCGGTGAGTGTCCCTGCAAATGCGGAGGTCTTCGACCTGACGGGATACACCGTGCTTCCAGGCCTGGTCGGAATGCACGATCACATTTACTACCTGCAGCGGCCGAACACCGATGCACAGGGATCGGAGGGGCCTACATTGCTGCCGCAAATGACCTTCTCCGCACCGCGCATGTACCTGGCGAATGGCGTTACAACGATCCGGACGGCGGGCTCCGTGGAGCCGTTTGCGGATATCAACCTCCGCAAGCTGATCGACAGCGGACGCATGATCGGCCCTCACGTAGAGCCGACTGCACCCTACCTGCAGGGCGTGAGCGACATCTTCATGCAGATGCATACGCTCACTGGTCCTGAAGATGCCAGAGAGTTTGTGAGGTTCTGGGCGAATCAGGGCGCAAATAACTTCAAAGCGTATATGCACATCACGCGCGCGGAGCTGCAGGCAGCGATCGAGACAGCGCATTCCCTGCACCTGAAGGTTACGGGACATCTGTGCTCTATCAGCTATCCGGAGGCCGCGGAGCTCGGTATCGACAATCTGGAGCATGGATTCTTTGTGAATACCCAGCTCGATCCGGAGAAGAAGCCTGACACCTGTTCGCGGGAGACGGGTGCGGCCACTCTTGCGAAGATGACGCCTGAAAGCCCAGAAGCAGCGGAGTTGATCAAGCTACTCGTCGCCCATCATGTAGCAATCACAAGCACGCTTCCGGTATTCGAAGCCGGACTTCCTGGTAAACCCACTCTTCGGCCAAAGGCATTGGCGACACTCACGCCGCAGGCACTGGAGGCATATATGTACGGGCGCGATCGTCGCAGTACCGCGCCCGAGACCGAGCTCACGCGGCGTCAGGTACAGAACTATAAGAACGCGACGGCGCTGGAACACAAGTTTGTCGAGGCCGGTGGATTTCTGATGGCCGGGCTTGATCCGACCGGCAATGGAGCGACACTGCCCGGCTTTGGAGATCAGCATGAGGTGGAACTGCTGGTGAATGACGACCACTTCACCCCGATTGAAGCCGTCAGAATCGCTACGCTAAACGGCGCGATCTACCTGGGTGAGAGCGAACGCATTGGATCGATTGAGGCGGGGAAAGATGCGGACCTCGTGATCGTCAAGGGAGATCCTTCAAAGAACATCACCGATATCGAGAACGTCGAGATCGTATTGAAGGACGGCACGGCGTATGACTCGGCCAAGCTTCTGGAATCAGTCAAAGGCCGTTACGGGCAGTACTGA